From a region of the Hemibagrus wyckioides isolate EC202008001 linkage group LG14, SWU_Hwy_1.0, whole genome shotgun sequence genome:
- the LOC131364721 gene encoding heterogeneous nuclear ribonucleoprotein R-like yields the protein MAAEVNGSSAPAKEEEEPMDVSAAHTENYQTLIDAGLPQKVAESLDNIFQTGLVAYADLDERAIDALREFNEEGALSVLQQFKESDLSHVQNKSAFLCGVMKTYRQREKQGSKIQESTKGPDESKIKALLERTGYTLDVTTGQRKYGGPPPEAVFSGTQPGIGTEVFVGKIPRDLYEDELVPLFEKAGPIWDLRLMMDPLSGQNRGYAFITFCSKDAAQEAVKLCDNYEIRPGKYLGVCISVANNRLFVGSIPKNKTRESILEDFGKVTEGLQEVILYTQADDKKKNRGFCFLEYEDHKSAAQARRRLMSGKIKVWGNPVTVEWADPVAEPDPEVMAKVKVLFVRKLATSVTEELLEKTFSQFGKLERVKKLKDYAFVHFEERDAAVKAMEEMNGKELGGEEIEIVLAKPPDKKRKERQAARQTSRNTGYDDYYYYPPPRMPPPGRGRGRGGRGGYSYPPDYYGYEDYYDDYYGYDYHDYRGGYDDPYYGYEEVYPLRGRGNRGSRGAPPPPRARGVPPARGRGGYAPRGGAPMGAGRGGRGGGRGGPFQSPRGGRGTRGARGNRGGNVGGKRKADVFNQPDSKRRQTTNQQNWGSQPIAQQPLQQGGDYSSNYYSNDTLEFSQDSYGQQWK from the exons ATGGCTGCTGAAGTGAATGGCAGCTCTGCTCctgcaaaagaagaagaagagcctATGGACGTCTCGGCGGCACACACAGAGAACTACCAGACTCTCATTGATGCTGGACTTCCCCAGAAAGTAGCTGAGAGCTTGGACAACATCTTCCAGACTG GTTTGGTGGCCTATGCTGACCTTGATGAGAGGGCGATCGATGCTCTGCGTGAGTTTAATGAAGAAGGAGCTCTGTCTGTATTGCAACAGTTTAAAGAGAGTGACTTGTCTCATGTCCAG AATAAGAGCGCTTTCCTTTGTGGTGTCATGAAGACCTACAGACAGAGGGAAAAGCAAGGCAGCAAAATACAGGAATCCACAAAAGGCCCAGACGAGTCAAAGATAAAG GCTTTGCTGGAAAGGACAGGATATACCCTTGATGTCACTACAGGCCAGAGGAAATATGGTGGGCCGCCCCCAGAGGCAGTCTTCTCCGGCACACAGCCCGGAATTGGCACCGAG gTGTTTGTGGGAAAAATTCCTCGGGACTTGTATGAAGATGAGCTGGTTCCACTGTTTGAGAAGGCGGGGCCCATATGGGACCTGAGGTTAATGATGGACCCTCTGTCCGGACAGAACCGTGGCTATGCGTTCATCACCTTCTGCAGCAAAGATGCCGCACAGGAAGCGGTCAAACTG tGTGATAATTATGAGATCAGACCAGGGAAGTATTTGGGTGTCTGCATCTCAGTAGCCAACAACCGACTCTTTGTGGGCTCCATTCCAAAGAACAAGACCAGGGAAAGCATCCTGGAAGACTTTGGCAAAGTGACAG AGGGTCTACAGGAAGTGATTCTGTACACGCAAGCTGACGACAAGAAGAAGAACCGGGGTTTCTGCTTTTTAGAGTATGAGGACCACAAGTCAGCAGCACAGGCCCGCCGTCGCCTCATGAGTGGCAAAATTAAGGTGTGGGGCAACCCTGTAACTGTGGAGTGGGCCGACCCTGTCGCTGAACCTGACCCTGAGGTCATGGCCAAG GTGAAGGTGCTGTTTGTCCGTAAACTAGCCACTTCTGTCACAGAGGAGCTGTTAGAGAAGACCTTCTCGCAGTTCGGGAAACTGGAACGTGTTAAGAAACTGAAAGACTATGCCTTTGTTCACTTTGAGGAGCGGGATGCTGCTGTTAAG GCCATGGAAGAGATGAATGGGAAAGAGCTTGGGGGAGAGGAGATTGAGATTGTCCTTGCTAAGCCTCCAGATAAGAAGAGGAAAGAGCGGCAAGCTGCCCGGCAGACCAGCAGAAACACAGG GTACGATGATTACTACTACTACCCCCCACCCCGCATGCCACCCCCAGGCCGCGGCCGTGGCCGAGGTGGTCGTGGCGGTTATTCTTACCCACCCGATTACTATGGCTATGAAGACTACTACGACGACTACTACGGTTATGATTACCATGACTACCGTGGTGGCTATGATGATCCCTACTATGGCTATGAAGAAGTATATCCGTTAAGGGGACGCGGCAACCGTGGAAGCcgtggagccccgcccccacccaGAGCACGTGGGGTTCCCCCGGCTCGTGGTAGAGGTGGTTATGCTCCGAGGGGAGGCGCTCCCATGGGAGCAGGCCGAGGAGGACGCGGAGGAGGACGAGGTGGCCCTTTCCAGTCGCCCAGGGGTGGACGTGGCACCAGAGGTGCCCGTGGGAACCGTGGCGGTAACGTGGGTGGGAAGAGAAAGGCAGATGTATTTAACCAACCTGATTCAAAACGACGCCAGACGACCAATCAGCAGAACTGGGGGTCGCAGCCAATCGCTCAGCAGCCACTACAGCAAGGGGGCGACTACTCCAGCAACTACTACAGCAACGACACCCTGGAGTTCTCCCAGGATTCCTACGGGCAGCAGTGGAAGTAG